A window from Opitutia bacterium ISCC 52 encodes these proteins:
- a CDS encoding ATP-dependent RecD-like DNA helicase has protein sequence MPETIRGVLERIMFSNEENHFLIGDLRPEDKKATITVTGAMPGVQCGETLEVTGDWVVNPKYGTQFKVTHVKSTLPSTVHGIRKYLGSGLVPGIGKVYANKIVDHFGAETLTIISEESARLREVAGIGAGRAKSIKAAWEEQAAIREVMLFLQTYGVTAARCVRLVKQYGNEAKTVLENEPYRVAREIDGIGFKTADQIALNLGFGNDSPKRLDAGLLFSLQELESDGHTCVPRRLWVEHATQLLDTEEANIEARVSHLVESKEVISVDEEHRIQLPNSHRAETTIAQVISRSLKANSGLPPIKVDAAIEWAQDKASFGFADEQTQAIRTGLNEKVSIITGGPGTGKTTILRALVQIIRAKKVDIILAAPTGRAAQRMSQATGGFAQTIHRLLKFEPHKGNFAHNESNPLKAGFVIVDESSMLDVRLAAALLRAIPQAAHIILVGDVNQLPSVGAGNVLKDLIESDAVPTTRLQKIFRQNEESSIITTAYNVLNGSKGTPYLLDSTAELGVQYDLQFIKAPEADDCLKAIEYLCKQFIPNKLRRNPLRDTQVLAPMHRGVAGISNLNTSLQKTLNTHKNGFTFGAYKYCIGDKIIQNRNNYDLNIYNGDIGTIESIDYENSTLQVQFDSDQVEMTRSDLLDVSLAYAISVHKSQGSEYPIVIIPLVKGHFMMLQRNLLYTALTRGKQKIFIVGDPVAYFMAVKNADPAKRFTDLTEKLLESM, from the coding sequence ATGCCCGAAACCATCCGCGGAGTCCTCGAAAGGATCATGTTCTCCAATGAGGAGAATCATTTCCTGATCGGCGACCTGCGTCCCGAGGACAAGAAGGCAACCATCACCGTCACCGGTGCTATGCCTGGGGTTCAGTGCGGAGAGACCTTAGAGGTCACGGGTGACTGGGTCGTAAATCCGAAATACGGTACACAGTTTAAGGTCACACACGTTAAATCTACCCTCCCCTCCACCGTTCATGGAATACGTAAGTATCTAGGCAGTGGCCTGGTACCGGGTATCGGGAAAGTTTACGCCAACAAAATCGTGGACCACTTTGGCGCTGAGACCCTGACCATCATTTCAGAGGAAAGCGCTCGCCTACGAGAGGTTGCCGGCATCGGTGCCGGTCGCGCCAAGTCGATCAAGGCCGCCTGGGAAGAACAGGCCGCCATTCGTGAGGTCATGTTATTTCTACAAACCTACGGAGTGACAGCCGCTCGTTGTGTCCGCCTGGTAAAACAATACGGCAATGAGGCCAAAACCGTCCTGGAGAACGAACCCTATCGAGTCGCGCGGGAGATCGACGGCATCGGCTTTAAGACGGCTGACCAGATTGCGCTCAATCTCGGATTCGGCAACGACAGTCCCAAACGGCTGGACGCTGGACTCCTGTTTAGCCTCCAAGAGTTGGAAAGCGATGGGCACACTTGCGTTCCAAGGCGCCTCTGGGTAGAACACGCCACCCAACTACTCGATACGGAAGAGGCCAATATTGAGGCACGGGTCAGCCATCTCGTAGAAAGCAAAGAAGTCATTTCAGTCGATGAAGAACATCGTATTCAGCTACCCAATTCCCACCGCGCAGAAACGACCATCGCTCAGGTAATCAGTCGTTCGTTGAAAGCGAACTCGGGTCTACCACCCATCAAAGTGGATGCCGCTATCGAATGGGCTCAAGACAAAGCTAGTTTCGGTTTTGCCGACGAACAAACACAGGCAATCAGGACCGGACTGAATGAAAAAGTTTCAATCATCACAGGTGGCCCTGGGACCGGGAAGACCACCATCTTGCGCGCCTTGGTCCAAATCATACGGGCCAAAAAGGTAGACATCATTCTGGCAGCCCCGACAGGCAGAGCAGCTCAGCGCATGTCACAAGCCACTGGCGGATTTGCCCAGACCATTCACCGGCTGCTCAAGTTTGAACCCCACAAAGGCAACTTTGCTCACAACGAATCGAATCCACTTAAGGCTGGTTTTGTTATCGTAGATGAGTCGAGCATGCTCGACGTCCGACTGGCCGCTGCCCTGCTTCGAGCTATCCCTCAAGCGGCCCACATAATTTTGGTAGGGGATGTAAACCAGCTGCCATCCGTCGGGGCCGGCAACGTGCTTAAGGATCTGATCGAGTCCGATGCGGTACCCACTACACGACTACAAAAGATTTTTCGGCAAAACGAAGAGAGCTCCATCATTACCACCGCCTACAATGTGCTGAACGGATCCAAGGGCACACCTTATCTACTCGATAGCACGGCCGAGCTAGGGGTGCAGTACGATCTGCAATTTATCAAGGCACCCGAAGCTGACGACTGCCTGAAAGCCATCGAATACCTCTGCAAACAATTCATTCCAAACAAACTGCGAAGAAACCCGCTTCGCGACACCCAAGTGCTAGCGCCCATGCATCGAGGTGTCGCAGGTATCAGCAATTTAAATACAAGTCTCCAGAAGACACTCAACACTCACAAGAACGGTTTCACTTTCGGCGCCTACAAATACTGTATCGGTGACAAGATTATCCAGAACCGCAACAATTACGACCTCAACATTTACAACGGCGACATCGGCACCATCGAAAGCATCGACTACGAGAACTCCACCCTTCAGGTGCAATTCGATTCCGACCAAGTAGAGATGACCCGTTCCGACCTACTCGACGTCAGCCTCGCCTACGCCATCAGCGTCCACAAATCCCAAGGCTCCGAATACCCCATCGTCATCATACCCTTGGTTAAAGGGCATTTCATGATGCTCCAACGCAACCTCCTCTACACCGCCCTTACTCGCGGCAAACAAAAGATCTTTATCGTCGGCGACCCCGTCGCCTACTTCATGGCCGTCAAAAACGCAGACCCCGCCAAACGCTTTACCGACCTCACTGAGAAGCTGCTGGAATCGATGTAG